One genomic region from Streptomyces sp. NBC_01431 encodes:
- a CDS encoding peptidoglycan D,D-transpeptidase FtsI family protein, whose protein sequence is MNKPLRRIAIFCGLLVLALMIRDNWLQYVRADELNANANNKRVQIERFAVERGNIITADGQVITGSVATQDTYYKFKRSWKDGPMWSPVTGYASQVFDATQLEKIDDGILSGTDNRLFFDRTLSMFTGEKKKGGNVVTTLNSAAQEAAFKGLGDKKGAVAAINPQTGAILALASTPSYDPAAFAGRSSNDSAAYKKLLDDKNAPMLNRALRQTYPPGSTFKVVTAAAALENGLYSTIDEPTRSPVPFKLPLSTQPLNNEGNIPCENATLKVALQYSCNTVFGKISDDLGNDKMKAEAEKFGFNKEIFNPVRTDASVFPKDNRPQNAMAGIGQASNRATPLQMAMVAASVANDGKLMKPYMVDQLQAPNLDVLSKTQPEQMSQPVSAANAQKLQKMMEFVVSDGTGTSAQIPGVTVGGKTGTAQHGVGNSGNPYAWFISYAKAGDSSPVAVAVVIEGSDTTRDDIAGGKLAAPIAKDVMKAVLDSKK, encoded by the coding sequence GATCCGCGACAACTGGCTCCAGTACGTCCGTGCCGACGAGCTGAACGCGAACGCCAACAACAAGCGGGTGCAGATCGAGCGCTTCGCCGTGGAGCGCGGCAACATCATCACCGCCGACGGCCAGGTCATCACGGGCTCGGTCGCCACCCAGGACACGTACTACAAGTTCAAGCGGTCCTGGAAGGACGGCCCGATGTGGTCGCCCGTCACGGGCTACGCCTCGCAGGTCTTCGACGCCACCCAGCTGGAGAAGATCGACGACGGCATCCTCTCGGGCACCGACAACCGGCTCTTCTTCGACCGCACGCTGTCGATGTTCACCGGCGAGAAGAAGAAGGGCGGCAACGTCGTCACGACGCTCAACAGCGCCGCCCAGGAAGCCGCCTTCAAGGGGCTCGGTGACAAGAAGGGCGCCGTCGCCGCGATCAACCCGCAGACCGGCGCCATCCTGGCGCTCGCCTCGACTCCGTCGTACGACCCGGCCGCTTTCGCCGGGCGCAGCAGCAATGACTCGGCGGCGTACAAGAAGCTGCTCGACGACAAGAACGCGCCGATGCTGAACCGGGCGCTGCGCCAGACCTACCCGCCCGGCTCCACCTTCAAGGTGGTGACCGCCGCGGCGGCCCTGGAGAACGGCCTGTACTCCACCATCGATGAGCCGACCAGGTCCCCGGTTCCGTTCAAACTGCCGCTGAGCACTCAGCCCCTGAACAACGAAGGCAACATTCCCTGCGAGAACGCCACGCTCAAGGTGGCCCTCCAGTACTCCTGCAACACGGTCTTCGGCAAGATCAGCGACGATCTCGGCAACGACAAGATGAAGGCCGAGGCCGAGAAGTTCGGCTTCAACAAGGAGATCTTCAACCCGGTCCGCACGGACGCCAGCGTCTTCCCGAAGGACAACCGCCCGCAGAACGCGATGGCGGGCATCGGGCAGGCGTCCAACCGTGCGACCCCGCTCCAGATGGCCATGGTCGCCGCCTCCGTCGCCAATGACGGCAAGCTGATGAAGCCGTACATGGTCGACCAGCTCCAGGCGCCGAACCTGGACGTGCTCTCCAAGACCCAGCCGGAGCAGATGAGCCAGCCGGTGTCGGCCGCCAACGCCCAGAAGCTCCAGAAGATGATGGAGTTCGTGGTCTCGGACGGCACCGGCACCAGTGCCCAGATTCCCGGCGTGACCGTCGGCGGCAAGACCGGTACCGCCCAGCACGGCGTCGGCAACAGCGGCAATCCGTACGCCTGGTTCATTTCGTACGCCAAGGCCGGCGACAGCTCCCCGGTCGCGGTCGCCGTGGTGATCGAGGGCTCGGACACGACCCGTGACGACATCGCGGGCGGCAAGCTCGCCGCCCCCATCGCCAAGGACGTGATGAAGGCGGTGCTCGACAGCAAGAAGTGA